A DNA window from Bos indicus isolate NIAB-ARS_2022 breed Sahiwal x Tharparkar chromosome 9, NIAB-ARS_B.indTharparkar_mat_pri_1.0, whole genome shotgun sequence contains the following coding sequences:
- the GPR6 gene encoding G-protein coupled receptor 6, with product MNASVSSLNGSQVVAVAAEGAAAAATAAGARDTGEWGHPAAAAAAALGGGGAANASLELSSQLPAGPPGLLLSAVNPWDVLLCMSGTVIAGENALVVALIASTPALRTPMFVLVGSLATADLLAGCGLILHFVFQYVVPSETVSLLTVGFLVTSFAASVSSLLAITVDRYLSLYNALTYYSRRTLMGVHLLLAATWTVSLGLGLLPVLGWNCLAERAACSVVRPLTRSHVALLSATFFAVFGIMLHLYVRICQVVWRHAHQIALQQHCLAPPHLAATKKGVGTLAVVLGTFGASWLPFAIYCVVGSHEDPDVYTYATLLPATYNSMINPIIYAFRNQEIQRALWLLFCGCFQSKVPFRSRSPSEV from the coding sequence ATGAACGCGAGCGTATCTTCGCTCAACGGCTCCCAGGTGGTGGCAGTGGCGGCCGAGGGTGCGGCGGCAGCAGCCACCGCAGCAGGAGCGCGGGACACCGGTGAATGGGGGCACCCGGCAGCCGCAGCGGCGGCGGCGCTGGGGGGCGGCGGCGCAGCTAATGCGTCGCTGGAGTTGTCTTCGCAGCTGCCAGCGGGGCCGCCGGGGCTGCTGCTCTCGGCAGTGAATCCATGGGACGTACTGCTCTGCATGTCTGGGACGGTGATCGCAGGCGAAAATGCCCTGGTAGTGGCGCTCATCGCGTCTACCCCTGCTCTGCGCACGCCCATGTTCGTGCTGGTGGGCAGCCTGGCCACCGCCGACCTGCTGGCGGGCTGCGGTCTCATTCTGCACTTCGTATTCCAATACGTGGTGCCCTCAGAGACCGTGAGCCTGCTCACTGTGGGCTTCCTTGTGACCTCCTTCGCTGCCTCAGTCAGCAGCCTGCTGGCCATCACGGTGGACCGCTACCTGTCCCTCTATAACGCACTCACCTATTACTCGCGACGGACCCTGATGGGCGTGCACCTCCTTCTTGCTGCCACCTGGACCGTGTCCTTAGGCCTCGGGCTGCTGCCGGTGCTTGGCTGGAATTGCCTGGCGGAGCGCGCCGCCTGCAGCGTGGTGCGCCCGCTGACGCGCAGCCATGTGGCGCTGCTCTCTGCCACCTTTTTTGCGGTCTTCGGCATCATGCTGCACCTGTACGTGCGCATCTGCCAGGTGGTCTGGCGGCACGCACACCAGATCGCGCTGCAGCAGCACTGCCTGGCGCCACCCCACCTTGCTGCCACCAAAAAAGGTGTGGGAACGCTGGCAGTGGTGCTGGGCACTTTCGGTGCCAGCTGGCTGCCCTTTGCCATCTACTGCGTGGTAGGTAGCCACGAGGACCCAGATGTCTACACCTACGCCACCCTGCTGCCCGCAACCTACAACTCTATGATCAATCCTATCATCTATGCCTTCCGCAACCAGGAGATCCAACGGGCCCTGTGGCTCCTGTTTTGTGGCTGTTTCCAGTCCAAAGTGCCCTTCCGCTCCAGGTCCCCCAGTGAGGTCTGA